One Aegilops tauschii subsp. strangulata cultivar AL8/78 chromosome 2, Aet v6.0, whole genome shotgun sequence genomic window, AATAAACATACAATAGTGTAAGTTTCATAAAAAGACGAAGTTTTAAAGAAGGAATGAATTGGGGGCATTTGTATTGCCATTAAAGTAGAAATACAATTaaataaaactaaaaataaaaaaataaagtttTCAAAGAAATATTAAATTTGTcgcattggtattacccttaagaacaaagcaaaaaaaaaaaaaacttgcaCACACCTTTGCACTGAAATTGCACTTTTTGTAATATACAAGGAATACACATACAATAGTTGCAACTTTCGCAATCTAGTATAATCTACACATGTATTTGTATATTACTTGCTTGCATATGTATACACCcaaataataataaaaatgtCATTTCTAACAAataatgaattagtggcattagTATTACCCTTAAGGAAGAAAGAAAATGGAACAAGAACTTTCAGACAATTAGCACAAAAATTGCACTTTTCATAATGAGTAAGAACAAACATATAATAGTAAATTTTTCACACCATAGTATATTTTGCAGACATCGTATTTACGTCTGTACATGTACACACATTCAACATCCGAAAATACACATAAAGTAAAAAAGAAAATTTGACAAAAATaatgaaaaaaacaaaaacaaacatGAACATGaaaacagaagcaaaaacaaggggaaaacgcgtgcacacacacactgcACACACATTAAAATTGGCATGCATTCCATCCATGCATGTGCGTGCAAGAGTCAGCAACAGAGATCTGCATGCATGAAGGTTGGGTCATGCACTCAATAAGGTAAGGGGAAATCGACTGAACAAATAATTGGGTCAGTCAAATCCATGGAGCCCTCCCATACGTATCACAAAGCACTTGAATCAACGGCCACAAAATTGACTGACCGAAATTGAAAAAACCAGTCGCCtattcgccgccgccgccccaatTTCCCCTCCACACAAGCACCGGAAATGGCGGCACCACAGAGTCCGAGTACAACGACTACAAGGTCGGCGTGCATCCCGAATACGGCGCGCAGCACGCACGTGTTCACGGTCGCCGGCTACAGGCTGCACAAGGGCATCGGCGTCGGCAACTTCATCCGGCCGATCTGCCACATTGGACGTCCGCGGCTACGACTGGTGCATCCGCTACTACCCCGACGGATTCAGTTCTGAATACAGGACTACGTTTCAGTCTTCGTCGAGCTCCAGACAAAGAAATCCATGGTGAGGGCGCTCTACGACCTTAGGCTGACCAACTGGGCCACCGGTCTGTCGTCACTCATCTTCTCCCGGCAATCGTCCTTTCCGGCGTTCGACTCCCGCCGCTCATTCAGGAAGAACAACCACCATGTCAAGGGGCAATCCCTGTTCATGAAGAGGGACCTCCTGGAGGCATCCCCGTACCTGAAAGATGACTGCATCGTCATCGAGTGCGATGTGACTGTTCTCCTCAAGGAAATACCGACCGTGG contains:
- the LOC109735526 gene encoding BTB/POZ and MATH domain-containing protein 1-like, with translation MAAPQSPSTTTTRSACIPNTARSTHVFTVAGYRLHKGIGVGNFIRPICHIGRPRLRLDYVSVFVELQTKKSMVRALYDLRLTNWATGLSSLIFSRQSSFPAFDSRRSFRKNNHHVKGQSLFMKRDLLEASPYLKDDCIVIECDVTVLLKEIPTVATATTKTPEIQIVLAMRSPVIDAELYGPMAVWDKEKQCVQIVDMQPAVFGAFLHFIYTDSLPAMDDLLDSHDKREVIRHLLVAADRYAMDRLKLMCEAILCKGLDAESVAATLALADQHGSSKLRDACMEYIKLFT